One Clarias gariepinus isolate MV-2021 ecotype Netherlands chromosome 18, CGAR_prim_01v2, whole genome shotgun sequence genomic window carries:
- the LOC128506354 gene encoding macrophage mannose receptor 1-like: MSHKWVLVFLFSSACGTETYIPHRYHFVNENKTWSEAQTYCRQKYTDLASINNMEEMMKLNNTLKMETVNQAWIGLQRGDTGRWQWSLADQTFYRDGDTYRNWSSGQPDNQGNDEYCVGMKKDGSWHDYKCDKSQNFVCYEAKNSRYTLINQTKTWRDAQTYCRKNYIDLISVRNQTENENIKNVRENSPNDYVWIGLFNDSWTWSDQSNSSFRYWSLNKPSKDLKCTAVNVSDQLYWSDVDCTENLPFICHHENKFVLIKQNLTWKEALRYCRNNHYDLVSVLTQEMQLWVKEVARNASTEHVWLGLRHTCTLGSWYWVTGETICFQDWALGNGTGFENCTNEERTGAVQSGGEQQWISLPQSNTLNFICSNY, translated from the exons ATGAGTCATAAATGGGTTTTGGTTTTCCTGTTCTCCTCAG CATGTGGTACAGAGACATATATTCCTCATCGCTATCACTTTGTGAATGAGAATAAAACCTGGAGTGAAGCTCAGACTTACTGCAGACAGAAATACACTGATCTCGCCTCCATCAACAACATGGAAGAGATGATGAAGCTGAATAACACACTGAAGATGGAAACTGTAAACCAAGCTTGGATCGGTCTACAGAGAGGAGACACTGGGAGATGGCAGTGGTCTCTGGCAGACCAAACTTTCTACAGAGATGGAGACACTTACAGAAACTGGAGTAGTGGTCAACCAGACAACCAAGGGAACGATGAGTACTGTGTTGGGATGAAGAAGGATGGGTCATGGCATGattacaagtgtgacaaatcaCAAAATTTTGTGTGTTATGAAG caaaaaatagTAGATACACATTGATTAATCAGACGAAGACCTGGCGTGATGCTCAGACCTACTGCAGAAAGAACTACATCGACCTGATCAGTGTGAGAAACCAAACTGAGAACGAGAACATCAAGAATGTAAGAGAGAATTCCCCTAATGATTATGTTTGGATTGGTCTGTTTAATGACTCCTGGACGTGGTCAGATCAGAGTAATTCCTCATTCAGATACTGGAGCTTAAACAAACCCagtaaagatttaaaatgtaCTGCAGTCAACGTGTCTGATCAACTCTACTGGAGTGATGTGGACTGTACAGAAAACCTCCCGTTCATCTGCCACCATGAGA ATAAATTTGTATTGATCAAGCAGAATCTGACCTGGAAAGAAGCTCTGAGATACTGCAGGAACAATCATTATGACCTGGTCTCAGTGCTCACTCAGGAGATGCAGCTCTGGGTGAAGGAAGTGGCTCGAAACGCCTCCACTGAACACGTGTGGCTCGGCCTGCGTCACACCTGCACTCTGGGCTCCTGGTACTGGGTGACTGGAGAGACGATCTGCTTCCAGGACTGGGCCCTGGGGAACGGGACAGGGTTCGAAAACTGTACAAATGAGGAGAGAACCGGAGCAGTTCAGTCTGGAGGAGAGCAGCAGTGGATCAGCCTGCCTCAGAGCAACACACTCAACTTCATCTGTTCTAACTATTAA